cgTGATTTACGATATCGGGTGCGTCCGTGTCACTTTGGGCGGAGCGAGATGGCGGTGAActttctcttaattaactacaaaaaaaaaaaatgcagcaagGTTTTTTAACTCTACTTTTACAAAGTTTATGAAGCCGCTGTAAACTTTATCGTTAGATAGTATACCGTAATTGTACAACGCTGTAGTATTCCATGTTTTCTTCCTGACACGCCCACAAATACGAGTTTCCCCTACTCGTACTCACGGCTTTGTGGTGGCGTTCACGTGCGTTCAAATAGTCAACGCGGCCTTTCCGACGTGACCCGGACGCACCGCGATACGTTTCCGTCGCTATGGTAACAGCTTACGCGTGGACTTGAGGCTAATGAGAAATGGATCGGGAGAACGTCTTCTACTAGAACGTCTATTCCGTgttcacggaaggagtctccggtgtcggccGTGACGTTTTAAACATCGAAAGTCTTCCGGCGCTTTCGGGACGGACGAGCTTACGCTTTCTGGATTTCTCAGAAGCGTTTTAagtccgagagagagagaaagacggagggAAAGCGCTGCTGAGGGATCGACCGTTTCTAGCTGCTGTAATGCAAGTGAGGACAGGAACTTGTTTCGATATTAAtaatgtaactagaaatggataaaacgttaaatgaataaaaataaaccatttaaaagGGAATATTTCATAAACACAGGGAAGAGAGTTTAAATCGGCTTTATTCAGTACCTGGGTGACACCTGGACCAATCCATTAACACAGTGGGCGGGGTTACTGAGCTTTAATACAGAAGTGTGTTATTCAGATGTGTCCAGGTGTGCATGCGTTATCAGTCGACCccctgtaataataataataataataataataataataataataataatctgcttTGGGTTActtctgaatgaatgaatgcatgtgtAGGTGTGCGATAATATATCGGATTTTATAATCCTTTTAAATAAAGGTGTGTAATATAGTAATGTGGTCAAAGGTGCCGAGGACGACGAGTGGGACGACGAGTGGGACGAGGGGAAGTCTGGCGGGTTTGGGGAAAGCGAAACAAGCGACGGCGGCGCCATCAACAGAGGAGGAGCTCATGGATCCTCCATGAAAATCACTCTCAACAAGTAAGACGTCTCATGTTTCCCCCAGGCTCGGCTTGCAAAGCTTCAGCTTTCAACTATAGTGCGACGTAATGACACGATCCACCTTTTTAACCTcgtgtttctctccctctcagatTCCCAGGATTCTCCAAATCAGGCCCTGAGCTCTTCCTCCTGTCCAAACTGGCCTCCAAAGGACCCAAGCTGTCCATCTATGTAAGATACACACCCGCGTTTAATTACTCGCGGTTATTAGGGAAGGAAAAACGAacagaacaataaaatgtacatatataaagaacaatatacataaaaaaaatatatatatttttgcttctttagtttttctTTCGAGTTCAAAAGCTAATGTTATTGATGTATAAAGTTTAACCCAAACACGTGATCTGTTCCTACCACATGCTGTATTTCGCTCAGTTCTGATTAACGCGTTCGTTCAGATACGTTTCTAGTCATTCCCGTAGtcacggctcattcacagggacgtggaCCGTGTGGTGGACGTGCCACAAAAATCCGCTAAAGACGTGTCGTTTTTGATGCGGTGACGTTTTCCGTTTATTTAACAccttacggaaggagtctccggtgtcgacGCCGCCGTggggaagtcttcaggacagagatgTTCAAAAATGACTCGGATTAATAAACTCCAGATGTTAAGGTCCTGCTAAACCCTTTGTCATTAGACTTTCGTTTATTCTGTCCACTAACGCAGCTTCtcgaatctttttttttttttttttttttccccttctttccttttcacGATAAGAGTTCACGTCCCTGAACTCTCAGTCGTTCAGTAACTACCAtcaattattcagtaactacagtgaaactaataacGGTATCTAATGATACAGGCATTTCAGTCTGGACCCAAGTGCCTTTGCTCTTTAGAGTTTAAAGgatttaacacaaaaaaaaaaaaacaactctgacCATTAAAAGTCCTGAAAAGGTCCGAATCTTTTCAGAAGGAAAGGGCGAGACCGCTTCAGGAGGCGTCGGTGCGGTGTTTAACGCGTgtcgtgggggggggggggggtgtgttgTGTTGCAGAGCGGTGAGGTCGGCCCGGTCTGGGAGTACACCGAGCCTCAGCTGGACTGCGTTGTAGCAGACCCCAAAAAGGGCTCCAAAATGTACGGTCTGAAGAGCTACATCGAGTACCAGGTCATGCCTAACGTGAGTCCTGCAGCGTAAAACATCCGAATTACAGCAGTTCAGTGTCATGAATTATTATTTCAACACCTCGACACCGGGATGATTGATGATTtacccaccccaccccacccccccttaGACTACCAACAAACCTGTCAATCATCGCTACAAGCACTTTGATTGGCTGTATGAGAGACTTTTGGAGAAGTTTGGGTCAGCCATCCCCATCCCATCCCTGCCTGACAAGCAGGTCACAGGTAAGCTGAAAAAacctgcttgtgtgtgtgtgtgtgtgtgtgtgtgtgtgtgagattattCCACAGTTgtgttcagaaggtgttgattaattctctgtaacagcagctctgacagtagcgcagctccAAATCCCGCGTGTATATCAATGCTCTCCttgtaatacgttatcgtttctatagtaacggcacACACAGGAAGAGAAGTGTCAATGGTGAAtgacagtgattttttttttttttttttttttttaaattattattattttttgcacgGAGACGTTTATCTAGTTTCGGGTTGGTAAACATCTCCACTTAATCGCACCACTACATcatggattatttatttttaacagcaTCTGAGGAAAAATCTGTAAATAAGAAGCGCTTTATCGGGACTTCGGCTGTATCGAAGTACAGACCGTGAGCACAGAGAGTAGGAGAGGAGCAAACAGACGTGAAGGGCTGACACTAGGCGGAATGCAAATACGACGCGGcgatgtaatgaatatgctaattagcgcATGATGTTTAGCGGCTTTCTATTGGAAGTTGTCGGGACAGCGGTCCCGTCGCACGTATAAATACGTCGAGTTCTACAGCGACGCTTCTATACGGTATACAGTGAGTGTGGTATACTTTTCTCAGTGTCGAAATTCTCGTCAGAGGTAGTATTGATGAACGACACGTTGTGATTTattatccatttctagttacatttaatattgtggaatgtccacaaaagttttttatttatttatttgtttgtttgttttttttaaaaatcattttgtgaatttattctctgtctttttctcttatTTGAAGACGATAAgacaacataaataaataaataaaataaaagcggCTAGTCGTGTTACCGAGAAAACCACAAAAACGTAAACTCCTTCGGTCCGGAAGACTTTCCCGTATCCGAGGACTTAcggactggagactccttccgtcaaCGTTAAATAATTACACACGTTATTTAGCCGGTTTATAGGTAGCGTCTACCGTACGAGTCCCCGTGTATGTTGTAGAAAGGGTGACGTATTAGAACgggtgcgttaatataaacgtgTGATTCGCAGCTGCagtacagtcagagctgctgttacagagaaTAAAGCAACccccttctggccaatcagaatcgagaaccgGACAGCGCCGCGTTAAGGGTGGTGTAAAGGAAGCGTATTTGTCCATGCCGTTTGTCTCTCAGGACGTTTCGAGGAGGAGTTCATCAAGATGCGTATGGAGAGGCTTCAGGCCTGGATGTCCAGAATGTGCCGGCATCCCATCGTCTCCAACAGCGATGTGTTCCAGCTCTTCCTCACCTACAAGGATGAGAAGGTATGGGGTGTAAAGGAGGGAGGATTGCGCGTACCGCCGTTTGTTTTGAGGACGTGTGAACGGATCTGTTTGTGTCGTGCAGGACTGGAAAATGGggaagagaaaagcagagaagGACGAGACGGTCGGGGTGATGATCTTCTCCACGATCGAGCCTGAGGGACTGCCGGACCTGGATCTCCTCGAAGTGTAAGTGCACGGGGACATGAAATGCTTCCTTTTACACTTAATAACTCCAGCGGTATTTGGTGTAGAGACTCTTGTAGGCTTCACGGTGGAATCGaatgggttttatttattagaaatcCGAAAAACGAccagacgttttttttttttttcccacgaGCAGCAAACCAATCTACAAAGCCACACCCAAATTAGACTCGTCGGCCAATCGGAAGGCCTCTAACCTCACGTCGTTTAACAGGAATGTCGTGGGCCACCACTGCTTTAACCAAATCAGACATACCAAGCTTTATTTTACTCTTTAAGAAGCATACGTTTCACGGCGTATCGTAAGACTGTTCTCCGataatagctttaaaaaaaaaaactgttttataaAACGTCACGATAGACGTCGTATTTTTTCCCTCGAGCGAGCATTTATTTTTCTCGTCTCTTTTTGGATGACGTCGAGCGTTTCCAACGCCCCGAGCGAGTCGATACGATACGTTCTTGTTTTAAAAACCTATAAAAAGCATGAATAGGACAGGCTCCGTTTACAATAAAAATGTCGATTCGGCCTGCGAAACGGAGCTCGACCCTATATACCCCGATATATACCCAAACACAACTTTGTAAATTCGCTTGTATATAAACATGAGACCCAAAATATCAGCTCGACACTGTTGGAAATGGACTCGCGTTTCCACGACGCGTCCGTGACGGCCGTAAAAGCCCGTCCTTAACAGATACGGCACGGAGTTTTGATGTCGTCGTGTATTTCTAGCGAGCAGAAGTGTGAGCAGTTCAGTCGTTTCACCAAGTCGATGGACGATGGCGTGAAGGACCTTCTGACTGTCGGAAACGAGCACTGGAAGCGCTGCACAGGACGTGAGTGAGAAACTttgcgatttatttatttatttatttatttattagagatTATTTAGCACtaaatatatcttttatttcctcCAACAGCTCTGCCGAAAGAGTACCAGCGGATCGGGAAAGCCTTCCAGAACCTGTCGTCCGTCTTCACCAGCAGTGGATACGAAGGTCCGGTCTGCTGCACAGCTCGGTCCTGCGCTTGTTATGAAAGCGTTGTGGGTTGGGTTGAACCATAATGAAAGGGTCTGGTAGAGTTAAGTGTGAGTATGCGGTTTGACGTCGTGAGTTTGTGGTTGTGGTGTTTTCCTGCAGGAGAAGCTACGCTCACTGACGCCCTCACTGCAGCGGGGAAGACCTACGAGGAGATCGCGCAGATGGTGGCCGAGCAGGTACGCCGTGAATCGCAGCACAGGGGCCGAGGCCAAACACCGGCGCTGCGTATGACACTCAGAGTTATCAGTGCGGGCTTTTACCAAGACGTTTCAATATGTtcctgggtgttttttttttttacatattgatTGAcgcgtttgtttatttaacgaTTTTCATCTCTTACCACGTTCTCGGTTACGGTTTTTGACCGTTCCGCTCGTCATCCACTCGTCCGTTTCCTGTCGACCTGCAGTCGAGCATTTCCGTACACACGCTCGAGTCTGACCGGGTATATCGTACCATCGTTAAATATTTTAAGGATTACATTCGTGTGCGGCTCCAATAACACCGTCTACCGTCTTTCACTGTTCGGGTATTTCCCCGGCATTGTTTCTGGAATCTTCGTCTTTCCGAAAAACAATTTTTCTGCTTTGTGTATTTCCCATGTTTGCGTCACGAACGGAAACCGGGGAGATCGCGGCGGATTCGCGATTGAAGTGCATGAAATAATCCGCGTTTCCTTTACGGGAACCTTGTTTTTGATGTCTGTGGATATTGATTGAGCACAGTCCATACGCTCTGCCCTTCCATAGCTGGAATGTCCCtttatatatctctctctctctcggtttgtGTTTCCTGTAGCGTTATCATGTCGTAAACATACAGAGGCTCAGGATGGGAGCAGCTCCTGTCTGGGAATGGGATTATCTGTATTCCATGTGGTCTTCCCACTCATCTCGCCAGCTTTCCTGTCCTGTTTATTAACTCGCATCGGGTTAAGATCTGAACACTCTACAATATACACTTGGACACAAAACCTGCTTGTTGTTTgatgcgcacgtgtgtgt
The sequence above is drawn from the Ictalurus punctatus breed USDA103 chromosome 25, Coco_2.0, whole genome shotgun sequence genome and encodes:
- the snx9b gene encoding sorting nexin-9b isoform X2 codes for the protein MATKAQVLYDFTAEPGNNELSVREGETITITNQSIGGGWIEAQNSRGEVGLVPEDYVEVGKPPAFAAGGSVPPIDLSFFDSHATASNTQGQTSNGNDPWAVFDTNASGGFSNNWAAQPEGTETGQSGSNAWGSGGHGHPHAYPGPGAEDDEWDDEWDEGKSGGFGESETSDGGAINRGGAHGSSMKITLNKFPGFSKSGPELFLLSKLASKGPKLSIYSGEVGPVWEYTEPQLDCVVADPKKGSKMYGLKSYIEYQVMPNTTNKPVNHRYKHFDWLYERLLEKFGSAIPIPSLPDKQVTGRFEEEFIKMRMERLQAWMSRMCRHPIVSNSDVFQLFLTYKDEKDWKMGKRKAEKDETVGVMIFSTIEPEGLPDLDLLEVEQKCEQFSRFTKSMDDGVKDLLTVGNEHWKRCTGPLPKEYQRIGKAFQNLSSVFTSSGYEGEATLTDALTAAGKTYEEIAQMVAEQPKKDLHFLMETNNEYKGLLGCFPDTIGVHKAAIEKVKEADKLVATSKITAGEKVTMGKRVSTMSYALQAEMNHFHSNRIYDYNRVMQQYLEQQVKFYEMIAEKLRHAHSQFTTM
- the snx9b gene encoding sorting nexin-9b isoform X1; this translates as MATKAQVLYDFTAEPGNNELSVREGETITITNQSIGGGWIEAQNSRGEVGLVPEDYVEVGKPPAFAAGGSVPPIDLSFFDSHATASNTQGQVDVAQPETPLTPITPVTPVLPALTSPDETSNGNDPWAVFDTNASGGFSNNWAAQPEGTETGQSGSNAWGSGGHGHPHAYPGPGAEDDEWDDEWDEGKSGGFGESETSDGGAINRGGAHGSSMKITLNKFPGFSKSGPELFLLSKLASKGPKLSIYSGEVGPVWEYTEPQLDCVVADPKKGSKMYGLKSYIEYQVMPNTTNKPVNHRYKHFDWLYERLLEKFGSAIPIPSLPDKQVTGRFEEEFIKMRMERLQAWMSRMCRHPIVSNSDVFQLFLTYKDEKDWKMGKRKAEKDETVGVMIFSTIEPEGLPDLDLLEVEQKCEQFSRFTKSMDDGVKDLLTVGNEHWKRCTGPLPKEYQRIGKAFQNLSSVFTSSGYEGEATLTDALTAAGKTYEEIAQMVAEQPKKDLHFLMETNNEYKGLLGCFPDTIGVHKAAIEKVKEADKLVATSKITAGEKVTMGKRVSTMSYALQAEMNHFHSNRIYDYNRVMQQYLEQQVKFYEMIAEKLRHAHSQFTTM